The region ATTGCGCCCGACCCGACAGCGCATGGCGCTGGCGCGGTTGCTGTTCGATACCGGCGACCGGCACGTAACGGCGGAACAGCTGCACCAGCAGGCCATGCATCAGGGCGTGAGGGTTTCCCTGGCAACGGTCTACAATACGCTGCACCAGTTCACCGCTTCGGGCCTGCTGCGGGAGGTCGCGGTCGATGCGCGGCGTTCCTATTTCGACACGAACACTGATCCACATCATCATTTTTTCAACCAGGACACAGCAGAATTGACGGATATTTCGGACACTGCCGTTGCGGTGTCCAAACTGCCGGACGCGCCTGCCGGGACGGTCGTTGACAGCGTCGACGTGATCATTCGCGTCCGCACCAACTGACAATTATTCTCAATTAAAATAATGCTATGGTTCTTTTTTTAAAATAATTCTAAAATCGTTGACTCCTTTTGCTACTGTGCCATATATAGAAAGAGTGGCTGATTGTTAATTCAAGAGGAGAGGGATCCATGGCACTTAAAGGCAGCAAGACCGAAGAAAATCTGAAGGCAGCGTTCGCGGGCGAAAGCCAGGCCAATCGCCGTTATCTCTATTTCGCGCAGAAAGCCGACGTCGAAGGCTACAACGATGTCGCGACCGTCTTCCGCTCCACCGCCGAAGGCGAAACCGGCCATGCGCACGGCCATCTCGAATTCCTGGAAGAAGTAGGCGATCCGGCAACGGGCCTGCCGATTGGCGCCACGGCCGCCAACCTCGGCGCCGCCGTCGCGGGCGAAACCCACGAATACACCGATATGTATCCCGGGATGGCGCGCACCGCGCGTGAAGAAAATTTCGATGAAATCGCCGACTGGTTCGAAACCCTGGCAAAGGCCGAAAAAAGCCACGCCGGCCGGTTCCAGAAGGCGCTGGATTCGCTCGACGACTGATCGGGCAGGAGTCAGGTTGCGGCGTTAACCCGCCGCAACCTGATTTCCTTTTTTCGAACGTTACTTCACAGTTGCGGTGGAATGAATCATGACCGAGGGCAGCCTTGAGGCGCCCACGCGGCACCCTATCGCGTGGCAGGATCCCGATTTTTACGACAGGGAAAAGCTCGATGCGGAAATGCGGCGTGTTTTCGATATCTGCCATGGCTGTCGCCGCTGTTTCAATCTGTGCGACAGCTTCCCGCGTCTGTTCGACCTGATTGACGAATCGGACACCGGCGAACTGGATTCCGTCGCTTCCGCCGATTTCAAGCCCGTCGTCGATGCCTGCACGCTGTGCGACATGTGCTTCATGACAAAATGTCCCTATGTGCCGCCGCATGAATTCGATCTGGACTTTCCGCATCTGATGCTGCGCTACCGGGCGGCGGAAAACCGCGAGGGCAAAACCGGCTTTGCCGAAAAGCAGCTCACCCGGACAGACCGCAACGGCAAGCTGGCCGCGATGATGGCGCCCGTGGCGAACTGGGCCGTCGATGAACGCAATGCGCTGACCCGCCCGATCATGGAATCGGTCGCCGGCGTGCATCGCCAGGCCGCCCTGCCGAAGTTTGCCGGCAGGAGCTTCGTCAAGACCTCCAGCGCCAATCCCCCGGTCGTCAATCGGGACGCGCCGGCATTCGGTCGCAAGGCGGTGCTGTATGCGACCTGTTACGGCAACTACAACAATCCCGAAATCGGCCACGCAACCCGCGCGGTTTTGGCGAAGAACGGCGTCGAAACGGAAATCGTGCACCCGGCCTGTTGCGGCATGCCGCAACTGGAACAGGGCGATATCGCCGCCGTTGCCGAAAGCGGACGCAAGGTTGCCACCGAACTGGGGCCCTGGATCGACAAGGGGTATGACATCATTGCAATGGTGCCGTCCTGTGCGCTGATGCTGAAGTTCGAATGGCCG is a window of Alphaproteobacteria bacterium DNA encoding:
- the irrA gene encoding iron response transcriptional regulator IrrA translates to MIVKRPFAHVLDRLNAVGLRPTRQRMALARLLFDTGDRHVTAEQLHQQAMHQGVRVSLATVYNTLHQFTASGLLREVAVDARRSYFDTNTDPHHHFFNQDTAELTDISDTAVAVSKLPDAPAGTVVDSVDVIIRVRTN
- a CDS encoding rubrerythrin family protein, producing MALKGSKTEENLKAAFAGESQANRRYLYFAQKADVEGYNDVATVFRSTAEGETGHAHGHLEFLEEVGDPATGLPIGATAANLGAAVAGETHEYTDMYPGMARTAREENFDEIADWFETLAKAEKSHAGRFQKALDSLDD
- a CDS encoding heterodisulfide reductase-related iron-sulfur binding cluster is translated as MTEGSLEAPTRHPIAWQDPDFYDREKLDAEMRRVFDICHGCRRCFNLCDSFPRLFDLIDESDTGELDSVASADFKPVVDACTLCDMCFMTKCPYVPPHEFDLDFPHLMLRYRAAENREGKTGFAEKQLTRTDRNGKLAAMMAPVANWAVDERNALTRPIMESVAGVHRQAALPKFAGRSFVKTSSANPPVVNRDAPAFGRKAVLYATCYGNYNNPEIGHATRAVLAKNGVETEIVHPACCGMPQLEQGDIAAVAESGRKVATELGPWIDKGYDIIAMVPSCALMLKFEWPLILPDDPAIAKLSKATHDIAQFVVEIARREGLADGLTALDGGVTVHLACHARAQNMGAKAAEMLRLLPDTTVDVIERCSGHGGSWGVMKDNFDTALKVGRPAARQALKNARKHVVSECPLAGMHLAQGMERLADADTTPPDTASHPIILFARAYGITV